Proteins from a genomic interval of Manduca sexta isolate Smith_Timp_Sample1 unplaced genomic scaffold, JHU_Msex_v1.0 HiC_scaffold_3693, whole genome shotgun sequence:
- the LOC119193168 gene encoding transmembrane protein 231-like, which translates to MFLLQTVCPMHMQNLAVVSKDFVSAPSSYNYYGDLELYQISHLPCFWGHKDIKYNNSLLNFSTWNDGNMADFILKEYFKREVTIQTKTVYERIQYAHTDTMDIRINLRIPEMQVRYTPSILQEIKWAWPQYLSIVVIFYWLFNKVKTFVFRRRMFMAWEIIPWKISK; encoded by the exons ATGTTTCTTTTACAGACTGTGTGTCCCATGCACATGCAAAATCTTGCGGTAGTATCAAAGGATTTCGTGAGCGCTCCGTCTAGCTACAATTATTACGGCGACTTAGAATTATATCAAATATCACATCTTCCTTGTTTTTGGGGCCATAAAGACATTAAATACAACAATTCGTTGCTGAATTTTTCAACGTGGAATGATGGAAATATGGcagatttcattttaaaagaatattttaagagaGAAG TTACAATTCAAACTAAAACCGTGTATGAAAGAATTCAGTATGCGCACACAGATACAATGGACATAAGAATTAATCTTAGAATACCCGAAATGCAAGTGAGATACACTCCAAGCATACTACAAGAGATCAAATGGGCGTGGCCGCAGTACCTATCGATTGTGGTCATATTCTACTGGCtctttaataaagtaaaaacgTTTGTATTCAGAAGACGGATGTTTATGGCTTGGGAAATAATACCCtggaaaatatcaaaataa